AGTCTTCCTCGAATCGCAGATGCCTAGCCTGTACGACGTATTCAATGATACCTACGACGCTCCCGTCAAACGCAAGAAGCCGGGAGAGCACCAACGATCAGTAGCCTTAGCGCCTGACAAACTGCAGCATCGGCATCAAAAGCTGGCCCGCAGCGAGCAGTCAGGACGTCAATTCAGCCTGGTGCGTAAGCAATCGCAGGTAAAGAAGAAAAGCCTGCAAGATCGCACGTCACATGCGCTGCTGTACGTCAAAGGCCGAACTCCGTTACATCTGCGTATGAATATCTACGATCGGTTGGAAGGAGATGAGTTGATCGAAGCCGAAGCGTTCCCGCCTGCTAGTTTTGTGATCTCGCAAGAGAAGGGAAAACCTTGGCTAGAAATTCCTTGTTTCGTGAATGACTCGGATATCGACTACGCCGAGGAAAGCTTGTTGAAATTCATCAATCTCAAGTCTCCCCGGGTACCAACTCCTTCTCATTTTTCACAGCTTCATATCCCCGATGTGGATCGCGCCGATCTTTTCCGTTGGACGCAAGACGGCGTGTTGAGATTGGACGCCGACCGCATCCCACCGACAACGGTGATGCGTCAGCGTTACTTCCTGATCGCTGAGGAGCGTCTTCAAAGTGAGCGCTATCGCAATAAGTTCCTCGCTGCGAACACCCCGATCGCTGCCGAAGAATCGTCGCCTTCCTTGCGGGAAATTGCCCAGGAATGGACGATCGACGCACAACCCGGCTGGGAGACGATTACGGCGGTTTCAGACCATCTGCGTAACGAATATCTACTCGACCGAAAGTTGCCGATTTCTGCGGCGACAGTTGGTCCGATCGAAGAATTCCTCTTTGACTCGAGGCAAGGCCCTGACTATTTGTTCGCAACATCCGCCGCGTTATTGCTTCGTGAACTCGGATATCAGACTCGAATCGTGAGCGGCTTTTATGCGTCGCCCGATCGATATGATTCTCACAGTGAGCAAACGCCGCTCTACCCCGACGACGCCCATTTTTGGCTTGAGGTTTCTGATGGCGTTAATTGGCACGCGGTGGAGCCGACGCCGGGCTACGATCTGCTCGCTCCTCCGAAAGACTTGAAGACTCGTTTGGCCGAATTCATCTGGAACGTTCTTCAATGGAGTTGGGGCTACAAGTGGACCTTCCTACTCGTTTTCACGCTCGCGACAACGGTTTGGTTGTTACGCATCGCAATTTTGGATGCGGCGGCGCGATTGGCTAATTGTTGGATTATCTCCGTCGATCATCGTCGGCGCGTATTGCGTACGTTGCAGATCATCCAGCTGCGCGAGCGATTCTTGCCCGTTCGTCGTCCGAAAGGGGTAACAATCGAATCATGGCTCTCTCGCAAAGTAGTCGCCGCAGAAGAAGAAACGCAGCAGATTCAATCGATCTCGCTTTGTGGTTGGGCACTGTATGGGGGCGCCTCGAAGTGCCCTGTGCCGGCGGCCGAAATTGAAACACTTCGTTATTTCACGCTCGAACTGAGTCGCCGTCCACTTTCACTCCGCTAACAATCACGAACAATGACTATGAAGACAAACCATGTCGCATCGCCGGAACCAAGAGCTCGCTCTGCAGGTTCGATCTGCGAATTCCAGCCGGTCATCGACGAACTACGCCGCGCACTTAATGCGACGCTTAAAGGCAAAAGCGAAGCGGTCGAACTTGTTATCGCCTGCCTACTAGCCAGAGGGCATCTTTTGCTCGAAGACTTGCCGGGGCTGGGTAAAACAACTCTCGCCAAAGCGTTGGCGATGTCGGTCGGCGGTCGTTTTGCCCGCGTTCAATGTACGCCTGACCTGCTGCCGACCGATGTAACCGGCTTTAGCATTTTCAACCAGAAAAAGCGAGAGTTTGAATTCATCGAAGGGCCGGTTTTCTCGGAGGTCTTACTCGCTGACGAAATCAATCGAGCGACCCCGCGAACGCAAAGTTCCCTATTCGAAGCGATGGCGGAGCGTCAAGTAACGATCGACAAAATGACGCATCGATTAACGGATTCGTTCTTTGTGATCGCGACTCAAAATCCTGTGGATAGTCACGGAGCCTATCCGCTGCCTGAGGCGCAGCTCGATCGATTTGCAATGAAATTAACCTTCGGATACCCAGACCGCGCCAGCGAACTAGAGATGCTCGCTGAAAATATTGGCGCAGCGGATCGCGATCGATCTCCGTTGCCGGCGATTCTAACGCCGCAGTCCTTGCAGCACCTCCAGGAACATGTCGCCGGCGTTCATATCCAAGAAAGCGTGCTCCGCTATCTCGTCGATTTGGCGACCGCAACGCGTCATCATCGCGATGTGACCTTAGGGCTTAGTCCACGCGGACTGCTGACATGGCAGCGAGTCGCCCAAGCGAGAGCTCATCTCCGTGGGCGCGACTATGTAACGCCTGACGATATCCAGAATGTCGCCATGCCGGTGCTGCAAGTCCGACTCTCCGGCGATTTTGACCATCCGCGGTCGATCATCGAAGCCGTACTAAACGATGTCGAAGTTCCTATCTGCGGTTAACAACATGGAGATGAATGCAATGAATTATTTATCGATAATTCTCCGACGCTTGCTTGCCGTAATTGGCCTGGTCGGCTTGTTAGGCTGCTTATCCGCTTCGGATGAACATGCTGAACACCACGATCCTCCCCATCGTCCGACCGATTTTGTCGCCGCCGTCGAGCGACTGCAAATCATTCAAACTGCGGGTTCCACCGGCGATGAAATTCCATCCACGCACCCTGATGGCGATATTCAACTTGAAGCGGCGGACCTTCTTTACTGGTTGCCTGAGCTCGCTGCCGAGTCCGATCTTTCCCGCGCAGACTGGAACCAGATGTATCATGCAACCGAAATGATCCGGCGCAATGCGTCGCAGGCTTCGTTGGTGGAATTTTCTAAAGAACTAGCAGGCGTTCTGCCTGAACTCGATCGTTGCGCCGATTCGATCCGCAGCCAGCGTCTCGCGCTGCAATCGTCAGACGCAGCAGAGATGGAGTTACGAGAAGGGGATAACCAGTCATGATCGAAACGATATTTTGGGGCGCTCTCTTGCGTTTCAGTCAAGCAGCCGTCGCCGCAATCCCCACGATCCTGATTGGAATCCTGGTCGCAGCGATTTTTCGCGTATGGTTAGGCGCAGTCGGCACGCGCAAGCTGTTTGGCGAATCAGGGATCAAGTCCTTGGTTTACGCTTGGCTCATTGGCATGCTGTTGCCGGTTTGCTCTCTCGGCGTAATCCCGATTGCGATGGAACTGCGTCGCGTCAAACTTTCTGGCGGCACGATCCTGGCGTTTGCGCTAACGGCGCCGCTGTTCAATCCGATTTCTGTCCTTTACGGCCTGACGTTATCGGATCCAGTGGTCATCATTACCTTTTCGTTTTGTTCGTTGATCATCGTAACCGGTTGCGGGCTCCTCTGGGATTGGTGCTTTCGCGCCGTTCAGCAGTCAAGCGCCGATGATCCGCCAACCGTGCCAGAAGGGTGGCGACGCTTGCTAGCCACCGCACTATTCGGTCTTCGTGAGATGACAGGGCCGTCGATGGGCTACATCTTGATCGGTCTGCTGGGAGTTGCCGCGCTCAGCATCGCTCTACCCTACGCCAGTCTTCAACAATCTGCCGAACATGATGATCCCATGGCGATTTTGTCCATGACGGTGATCGCTATTCCCGCCTATGCGACGCCGATGGTCGCCATGGTGCAATTGGCTTCGATGTTCGCCCATGGAAATTCGGTGGGAGCCGCTTTCGCACTCCTAGCGCTGGGAGCAGGCGCCAACGTGGGACTCATCGGATGGATGATGCGTTCGTACGGACTAGGAAGAACAGCCGCTTGGTTCGGAATTTTGATCGGCGTCGTCATTGGGCTTTCCTATGCGGTGGATGGTCCCCTTTATCCGCAAGGAGTCGAACCGGCTGGCCATACGCATGCGTTTGATTCTTACTGTTCCCCATTTAATGCAAATACGCCCAACCCAATGCGGTCAGGATGGACCGAATTGTCAAAGAAAATTGCTCCGCATGAACAAGTTGGCGCAGCAATGTTTGCGCTCGCAATGGTGTGCGCTATTGGCCTACGTTTTGCTGATCCCAAGCAACAAATCGAAGCCTGGCTACAGACCGCAACGCCTGCGACGAAATCGTTGGATCGTACTATCCCTGGTCCCGTTCTCGGAGTCATTTCTTTGGTCGGCCTGGTAGTCGTCAGTATCTCCGGTTGCTATCTCTACTATCCCCCGCCGCACGAAATCTTTGAAGAGATGCGCGCGATAAACGCCGAAGTCATTTATGGATCGCGAACTGGACGCTGGGAAGTGGCGCAGCATTGGATTCCGATCTTTGACGACTGGAGCCGCAAGCTAGAGGTAAGTCAGTTTTTGCGCAGCGGCGAAGTGGAACCCTACCATCAATACAAAGGGCTCGTCTTCCGCGAATACTTGGAGCGTCTCGAACACGCCGTCGAGGACCAAGAGACGGACAAGGCGAAAGAATTGGCTGGTAAAGTCAATCGTGCGTATACAAGACTACGCAAGTCGTATCAGGACTAACTTGCCGCATCTTAAGCTACGAGCGCAATTGCAACGATGTCTGGCCATCGATAGCCAAAGGACGACGGGAACAGCGATCCTCCCACAAGGCTTCTCTTCCACACATGCCTTCGCCAGGACATTGACCTCTGAAGAGTTGCCTGGGGCGTCGCTGGACGAGCGTCCCGTGTCGCTATCCGCCACATTCGCGGATCAGATCCATCAATGCGCGAATGACCTTGGTGGCTTGTCGCCCTTTTTTTCTCCGAAAGACGACGTAGGCCTGACCCAGCGAGTGCGAGAGTGAACGTTTTTCTAACTGATACGTTAACGGGCTTTCGATCGCTTGTCCTGCTACGATCCCGACTCCGAGTCCAGCGCGGACGCAAGAGATCGTGAAGGCGCTATTGTCCGTCTCGGCGGCGATTTGAAGTTTGCCCAGTAAATCCAAGCGATGCAGCGCCTGCTCGAAAAGAACTCTTCCCGACGTTCCGCGATGCCCAACAATGATGGGATACTTAATCAACTCCGCAAGTTCTAACGACTTTCTTTTCTTGAGCGGATGGCCCATCGGAAAGATCGCCAGATAGTCAATCGCATAGGCGCGCTCGCTGGAGACAGGCGTATCACGCTGCTCGGCGCCTCTTTCAAGTGTTAACGCAAGGTCCGCCGTCCCTTCCGAGATCATCCGTACAGCCGTGTCATCGTCACCATGAACAATGCGCAACCGAACTTTGGGCATCGCCTTATGAAACTTGGCGAGCGGATCCCCTAGTTCCTCGCACATCATCCGAACGCCGGTAACGATGGTCACCGTATCAGCGCCTAGCGTATTGAACTCTCGTATCTGCTCGAACGTCGAGTCGATGCCTGCAAGCAGGGGAAGTAGGGAAATGTACAAGACCTCAGCAGAAGCCGTCGGCTCGATCCGTCTCCCTTTCCTTCGAAATAACACCACGCCATAACGCTTTTCGACGGACCGAACTTGCTCCCACAGAGTGGGCGCCGAACGGCCGGTCTTTTGCGCCGCCGCCGCATAGCTGCGATGCTCGTAGACCAGGCAGAACGAACGTAACTGCTGAACTACCAATTCGTTCGCATTTTCGACATCCGCAGGCAGCAAAGCGCTTCTCCTTCTCCGAAAAAAGAGTTCCAATTCGCCGGTCGCGATCGTTAGGCCAAACCAGATGATGTTTCGATATTATTTGATATTAGATAACTAAAAAACACTTTACAATCAACGGCACTCTCTTCTCACTCACTTTTCGGAGATTGTTCGACATGGCGTACCGTCAGCTTGTCCTACGCTCGGCCCTCTTTAGGGACTTCCGATTCGCCATGGCTCCTATCGCCATTGCTTGTGTCATATTCTTTATCCTTGCCACACCCCCACGCATGGGGATCGGTGCGGAGATTAGCGGCGAGCTTAAAACTTGGCACAAAGTCACTCTTACGACAGACGGTCCACAAGCCAACGAAACCGACAAAAGCCCAAATCCATTCACCGATTATCGGATGACCGTTGACTTCCAACACGAGTCCGGATCTCCCCACTATCAGGTCCCTGGCTACTTTGCAGCGGATGGCCACGCTGCAGAAACCTCGGCCCAATCAGGCAATCAATGGCGAGCTCATCTCTCGCCGGATAAGCCTGGCAAATGGACTTACAAGGTTTCGTTTGTCAAAGGAAAGCATGCGGCGCTCGACTCGGCTGCAACAGGGACCGCCGTTAAAGGCGTCGATGGGCTTTCCGGAGAATTTGAAGTAGCCGCCAGCGATAAGACGGGGAGAGACTTTCGCGGCCAGGGACGACTTGGCTACGTCGGCAAACGCTATTTGCAATTCGCTGGGACGAAAGACTACTTCCTGAAAGCGGGCGCAGACGCACCAGAGACGTTTCTCGCCTACAAAGAATTCGATGATACCATCGCCAATAAAAAGAATGTCCCGTTGAAAACGTGGGACGCCCATCGTCGCGACTGGCGTGACGGTGATCCAACCTGGAAGAACGGCCAAGGAAAAGGGATCATCGGGGCAATCAACTACCTTGCGGAGAAGGGTTGCAACGTCATCTCCTTCTTGCCCTACAACGCAGGTGGTGATGGAGACAATGTATGGCCATTTGTTGAGCGCAACGATCAGGTTCACTACGACTGCTCGAAGCTGGATCAATGGCAAATCGTCTTTGATCATGCTCAATCGAAAGGGATCTACCTGCACTTCAAGCTGCAAGAAACCGAGATGGATGATGACGTTCCGACCTCACTAAATAAGGGCGATCTTGGTCCGGAGCGGAAGCTCTACTGTCGCGAAATTGTCGCTCGTTTCGGGCACGAACTGGCGTTGAATTGGAACCTTGGCGAAGAAAATACGCAGACCCCGAAACAGCAACGGGAGATGGCGCAGTACCTCAAAGATGTCGACCCCTACGATCACCACCTTGTTGTTCATACATTTCCGGGTCAGCAAGACAAAGTTTATTCCAAGCTTCTCGGGGATCAGTCGGTCCTCACCGGCGCATCGCTACAAAACGAATGGGACCAGGCTCACGCACGTACATTGAAGTGGGTGACCGAGTCAGCTAAAGCGGGACGGCCATGGGTAGTCGCCAATGATGAACAAGGACCGGCCTCGTTTGGAGTTCCGGCCGATCCTGGATACGAGGGAAAAGATGGAGTCGCGGGGAAAGACCACGACAAATATGACCTCCATGACATTCGGAAGCAAACGCTGTGGGGAACGTTAACGGCAGGCGGCGCCGGCGTCGAGTATTACTTCGGCTATCAATTGCCGCAGAACGATCTGATATGCGAAGACTTTCGGAGTCGCGATCAATCCTGGGACTACTGCCGGATCGCTCTCGACTTCTTTCAAGAGAATGAGATCCCCTTTTGGGAAATGAAGAATGCGGATTCGCGTTTGAGTTCCGATTCGCAGTCAAAGCCGCAATATTGCTTTGCGAAGCCGGGAACCGTTTATGTCGTCTATCTCGGTGACGGCGGAGAAGCAAAACTTGATTTGAAAAATGATTCGCAGGATTATCAAGTTCGCTGGTTTGATCCTCGCAACGGCGGCGAACTTCAAAAGGCGAAAGTCACCGAAGTCAAAGGGGGAGCCGTCGTGTCGCTAGGCGCGCCTCCCAAAAGTGTTGATCAGGACTGGGTAATCCTTTTAAGCCGATAGCTGTTTGCGTTGTCGCTTTATTTTTACTTCTACTATTTCTCGTCATACGCCTTTAGGACTTTTCGCATACCAAACAACATCCACTCGAACAGGTGCGTTTAAGATTCCGAAGGCAATAACTCCTTTTCATGCAGGAGATCATCGAATGTCTCGTCGAGGATTTACGCTAGTCGAACTGTTGGTGGTGATCGCCATCATTGGCGTTTTGATCGCTTTATTGCTGCCCGCTGTGCAACAAGCACGCGAGGCGGCGCGTCGAATGCAATGCACCAACAAGCTCAAACAGCTTGGTTTGGCGATTCACAACTATCACGATTCGTTTGGAACCTTACCAGCCGGTGCGATCACCACAGCTACCGCGTCAACTGCGGCCGGCGATCAGGGAAACGCCAGCTGGGGCTGGGGAGCGCTGATACTTCCCTTTCTTGAACAACAAAACATGGCGGATCGTTTGGGCGTAGGAAAAATTCCGCTTGACGATTACGTGAAAGCTACGGCGTCCACCGGAATCACGTTAGATGACAAATCTCTGGTCTTGAACGCATTCATTTGTCCCTCGGACGCCGGACCTGTCGTCAACGATTCCTCTAAATTTTCACGCACAGGAGGAAACCCCTTCGATACGACTCCGGCGAATCTGGCTCCGAAATCAAACTACAACGGCTGCTTTGGTCATAATCGATCACGAGTTTGGGACAACAGTCAATACAAAACCGTCGCGTCCGGCGCGTTCCGGTATTCCGGCGGCGCCTCGAAAGCAGATGCTCTCGGCCTCAAGGACATCACCGACGGCACCACAAATACGATCCTGTTAGGCGAACGGGCTTATACGCTGAAACAAAATATCCACTTTTATCCTGGAACATGGATCGGTTGTCTTGCAGGCAGTCATGAAGATTGCCATGAAGACATCTGGTTTACGCTTCGCGGTCCGATCAACGGCGCCCAGGGGGGACTTAACTTCACCGCTCCAGATACCGACACGGTCCAACTTTGGTCGCGTCAGGAAGGGCTTTCAAGCGTGCACCCAGGGGGCGTAAACGTCGCTCTGGCTGACGCATCAGTCCGATTCCTCTCGGAGACGCTGGAATGGAGC
The nucleotide sequence above comes from Blastopirellula sp. J2-11. Encoded proteins:
- a CDS encoding DUF1559 domain-containing protein; translation: MSRRGFTLVELLVVIAIIGVLIALLLPAVQQAREAARRMQCTNKLKQLGLAIHNYHDSFGTLPAGAITTATASTAAGDQGNASWGWGALILPFLEQQNMADRLGVGKIPLDDYVKATASTGITLDDKSLVLNAFICPSDAGPVVNDSSKFSRTGGNPFDTTPANLAPKSNYNGCFGHNRSRVWDNSQYKTVASGAFRYSGGASKADALGLKDITDGTTNTILLGERAYTLKQNIHFYPGTWIGCLAGSHEDCHEDIWFTLRGPINGAQGGLNFTAPDTDTVQLWSRQEGLSSVHPGGVNVALADASVRFLSETLEWSYGGDGDSTINTVSERLASINDGLPIGDF
- a CDS encoding transglutaminase-like domain-containing protein, which produces MSDRFLVRLNWILVTLAVLALQLSLHRGGIGAWWSWGEILAVFAISLLATRPWRQAKVVTKGNPPSGVVVLMLTMVMAHIVVEIIFGFVAPPLGQTFELQTALALRNLMIAAAAFSQFPSLLRLSSGLSLTLTCFAFILEIHASITAVVAIYAMIGLWWLIGNYWDRIQGRFPEGTQRSVPKNAGALAIGVALLLGSGMFLLIGGEHATTALSGFMPSSGGNQIDSAAANSGVGDGDDLVNGTEDAMSFGPTESEVFLESQMPSLYDVFNDTYDAPVKRKKPGEHQRSVALAPDKLQHRHQKLARSEQSGRQFSLVRKQSQVKKKSLQDRTSHALLYVKGRTPLHLRMNIYDRLEGDELIEAEAFPPASFVISQEKGKPWLEIPCFVNDSDIDYAEESLLKFINLKSPRVPTPSHFSQLHIPDVDRADLFRWTQDGVLRLDADRIPPTTVMRQRYFLIAEERLQSERYRNKFLAANTPIAAEESSPSLREIAQEWTIDAQPGWETITAVSDHLRNEYLLDRKLPISAATVGPIEEFLFDSRQGPDYLFATSAALLLRELGYQTRIVSGFYASPDRYDSHSEQTPLYPDDAHFWLEVSDGVNWHAVEPTPGYDLLAPPKDLKTRLAEFIWNVLQWSWGYKWTFLLVFTLATTVWLLRIAILDAAARLANCWIISVDHRRRVLRTLQIIQLRERFLPVRRPKGVTIESWLSRKVVAAEEETQQIQSISLCGWALYGGASKCPVPAAEIETLRYFTLELSRRPLSLR
- a CDS encoding permease; the protein is MIETIFWGALLRFSQAAVAAIPTILIGILVAAIFRVWLGAVGTRKLFGESGIKSLVYAWLIGMLLPVCSLGVIPIAMELRRVKLSGGTILAFALTAPLFNPISVLYGLTLSDPVVIITFSFCSLIIVTGCGLLWDWCFRAVQQSSADDPPTVPEGWRRLLATALFGLREMTGPSMGYILIGLLGVAALSIALPYASLQQSAEHDDPMAILSMTVIAIPAYATPMVAMVQLASMFAHGNSVGAAFALLALGAGANVGLIGWMMRSYGLGRTAAWFGILIGVVIGLSYAVDGPLYPQGVEPAGHTHAFDSYCSPFNANTPNPMRSGWTELSKKIAPHEQVGAAMFALAMVCAIGLRFADPKQQIEAWLQTATPATKSLDRTIPGPVLGVISLVGLVVVSISGCYLYYPPPHEIFEEMRAINAEVIYGSRTGRWEVAQHWIPIFDDWSRKLEVSQFLRSGEVEPYHQYKGLVFREYLERLEHAVEDQETDKAKELAGKVNRAYTRLRKSYQD
- a CDS encoding LysR family transcriptional regulator gives rise to the protein MLPADVENANELVVQQLRSFCLVYEHRSYAAAAQKTGRSAPTLWEQVRSVEKRYGVVLFRRKGRRIEPTASAEVLYISLLPLLAGIDSTFEQIREFNTLGADTVTIVTGVRMMCEELGDPLAKFHKAMPKVRLRIVHGDDDTAVRMISEGTADLALTLERGAEQRDTPVSSERAYAIDYLAIFPMGHPLKKRKSLELAELIKYPIIVGHRGTSGRVLFEQALHRLDLLGKLQIAAETDNSAFTISCVRAGLGVGIVAGQAIESPLTYQLEKRSLSHSLGQAYVVFRRKKGRQATKVIRALMDLIRECGG
- a CDS encoding AAA family ATPase encodes the protein MKTNHVASPEPRARSAGSICEFQPVIDELRRALNATLKGKSEAVELVIACLLARGHLLLEDLPGLGKTTLAKALAMSVGGRFARVQCTPDLLPTDVTGFSIFNQKKREFEFIEGPVFSEVLLADEINRATPRTQSSLFEAMAERQVTIDKMTHRLTDSFFVIATQNPVDSHGAYPLPEAQLDRFAMKLTFGYPDRASELEMLAENIGAADRDRSPLPAILTPQSLQHLQEHVAGVHIQESVLRYLVDLATATRHHRDVTLGLSPRGLLTWQRVAQARAHLRGRDYVTPDDIQNVAMPVLQVRLSGDFDHPRSIIEAVLNDVEVPICG
- a CDS encoding DUF5060 domain-containing protein — its product is MGIGAEISGELKTWHKVTLTTDGPQANETDKSPNPFTDYRMTVDFQHESGSPHYQVPGYFAADGHAAETSAQSGNQWRAHLSPDKPGKWTYKVSFVKGKHAALDSAATGTAVKGVDGLSGEFEVAASDKTGRDFRGQGRLGYVGKRYLQFAGTKDYFLKAGADAPETFLAYKEFDDTIANKKNVPLKTWDAHRRDWRDGDPTWKNGQGKGIIGAINYLAEKGCNVISFLPYNAGGDGDNVWPFVERNDQVHYDCSKLDQWQIVFDHAQSKGIYLHFKLQETEMDDDVPTSLNKGDLGPERKLYCREIVARFGHELALNWNLGEENTQTPKQQREMAQYLKDVDPYDHHLVVHTFPGQQDKVYSKLLGDQSVLTGASLQNEWDQAHARTLKWVTESAKAGRPWVVANDEQGPASFGVPADPGYEGKDGVAGKDHDKYDLHDIRKQTLWGTLTAGGAGVEYYFGYQLPQNDLICEDFRSRDQSWDYCRIALDFFQENEIPFWEMKNADSRLSSDSQSKPQYCFAKPGTVYVVYLGDGGEAKLDLKNDSQDYQVRWFDPRNGGELQKAKVTEVKGGAVVSLGAPPKSVDQDWVILLSR